A genomic segment from Acidobacteriota bacterium encodes:
- the mnmG gene encoding tRNA uridine-5-carboxymethylaminomethyl(34) synthesis enzyme MnmG, with product MTDRGRFPGYDVLVVGGGHAGCEAAHAAARLGARTGLVTLNLALLAEMSCNPAVGGIAKGHLVREIDALGGIQGILADRTGIQFRLLNRRRGPAVQGPRTQTDKNRYRAGMRRLLEELPNLHLLQGEVTDLRVEGGRVRGVDLHDGRTLTAAAVVLATGTFLDGLMHIGQRRIPAGRAAEPPSVRLAESLRRLGYAVCRLKTGTPPRLDGGTIDCSRLETHEADPEPVFFSFATERAELPQVRCHLVHTNEAVHRIVRENLGRSPLYSGRITGVGPRYCPSIEDKVVKFPHHPRHQLFLEPEGLNTRETYLNGFSSSMPLDVQDAMLRALPGFENAVVIRPAYAIEYDVVQPTQLGPTLESRCVEGLFHAGQINGTSGYEEAAGQGIVAGINAARRAAGKEGIVVDRTVGYLGIMIQDLVTKGVDEPYRMFTSRAEMRLLFRIDNADRRLTPLGREVGLVDDARWRAYSAKYEAVDRLDRWVRTRHLSPARDDLAGLPERVRDAAGTGRPLLQLVRMPELRLRDFLPLLEREGLPTTSPVVDQVEHDIKYEGYIAMGEQDLRRVERLKARPIPPGFDYSSVASLSREVREKLNRLRPATLAEAELIPGMTPAALSALHARLERGEKGGKPVKPDALAKNQAALRMGGGEFRAG from the coding sequence GTGACCGATAGGGGCCGATTCCCGGGCTATGACGTGCTCGTCGTCGGCGGCGGGCACGCCGGGTGCGAGGCGGCCCACGCGGCCGCCCGCCTCGGGGCCCGGACCGGCCTGGTGACCCTCAACCTCGCCCTCCTGGCGGAGATGTCGTGCAACCCCGCCGTGGGGGGGATCGCCAAGGGACACCTGGTCCGGGAGATCGACGCCCTCGGGGGCATCCAGGGCATCCTGGCCGACCGGACCGGGATCCAGTTCAGACTCCTCAACCGGCGCCGGGGCCCCGCGGTCCAGGGGCCCCGGACCCAGACCGACAAGAACCGGTACCGCGCCGGGATGCGCCGGCTCCTCGAGGAGCTTCCGAACCTCCACCTCCTGCAGGGCGAGGTGACGGACCTCCGGGTGGAGGGCGGGCGGGTCCGGGGGGTGGACCTGCACGACGGCCGGACACTGACGGCCGCGGCCGTGGTGCTGGCCACGGGGACCTTCCTGGACGGGCTGATGCACATCGGCCAGCGCCGGATCCCGGCGGGACGGGCGGCGGAGCCTCCCTCCGTCCGCCTGGCGGAAAGTCTCCGGAGGCTCGGGTACGCGGTCTGCCGGCTGAAAACCGGGACCCCGCCGCGCCTCGACGGCGGAACCATCGACTGCTCCCGGCTGGAGACCCACGAAGCGGACCCCGAGCCGGTCTTCTTCTCCTTCGCCACGGAGCGGGCGGAGCTGCCCCAGGTGCGGTGCCACCTGGTGCACACCAACGAGGCGGTCCACCGGATCGTCCGGGAGAACCTCGGCCGGTCCCCGCTGTACAGCGGCCGAATCACCGGGGTGGGGCCGCGGTACTGCCCCTCCATCGAGGACAAGGTGGTGAAGTTTCCCCACCACCCCCGCCACCAGCTCTTCCTGGAGCCCGAGGGCCTGAACACCCGGGAGACGTACCTCAACGGCTTCTCCTCCAGCATGCCCCTGGACGTCCAGGACGCCATGCTGCGCGCACTGCCGGGGTTCGAGAACGCCGTCGTGATCCGGCCGGCCTATGCCATCGAGTACGACGTGGTGCAGCCCACCCAGCTCGGGCCCACCCTGGAGAGCCGGTGCGTCGAGGGCCTCTTTCACGCGGGCCAGATCAACGGGACCAGCGGTTACGAGGAAGCGGCGGGCCAGGGGATCGTGGCGGGGATCAACGCCGCCCGGCGTGCAGCGGGGAAAGAGGGGATCGTGGTGGACCGCACCGTGGGGTACCTCGGCATCATGATCCAGGACCTGGTCACGAAGGGCGTGGACGAGCCCTACCGGATGTTCACCTCGCGGGCGGAGATGCGCCTGCTCTTCCGCATCGACAACGCCGACCGGCGTTTGACGCCCCTCGGCCGGGAGGTCGGGCTGGTGGACGACGCCCGGTGGCGGGCCTACTCGGCCAAATACGAGGCGGTGGACCGGTTGGATCGCTGGGTGCGGACCCGTCACCTCTCGCCCGCGAGGGACGACCTCGCGGGTTTGCCGGAAAGGGTCCGGGACGCCGCGGGCACGGGCCGTCCCCTGCTCCAGTTGGTCCGGATGCCGGAGCTGCGGCTCCGGGACTTCCTTCCCCTCCTCGAGCGGGAAGGGCTCCCGACAACCTCCCCGGTGGTGGACCAGGTGGAGCACGACATCAAGTACGAGGGGTACATCGCCATGGGGGAGCAGGACCTCCGGAGGGTCGAGCGCCTGAAGGCCCGACCGATCCCGCCCGGCTTCGATTATTCGTCCGTGGCGTCGCTCTCGCGGGAAGTCCGCGAAAAACTGAACCGCCTCCGCCCGGCGACCCTGGCGGAGGCGGAGCTGATCCCGGGCATGACGCCCGCGGCCCTTTCCGCCCTTCATGCCCGCCTCGAGCGCGGCGAGAAGGGCGGAAAACCGGTCAAACCTGATGCCCTCGCAAAAAATCAGGCGGCGCTGAGGATGGGCGGGGGCGAATTTCGGGCCGGGTGA